The sequence GTGCAACGCGTGCAGGACTCGATGAATCCCACCCTCGATGTCGATGCGGTCCTGCTCACCATGTTCGACAATCGGCTCAATCTGTCCCGACAGGTCGCCGCTGATGCCAGAGCCCACTTCGGCGAGAAAGTCTTCCAGACCGTCATCCCGCGAAACATCCGCCTGGCCGAAGCCCCCAGCTTCGGGAAGCCCATCGTGGTGTACGATGTCGCCTCCGTCGGCGCCCAGGCCTACATGGCCGTCGCCCGCGAGATGATGAGCCGATGAGGGATGGGCGATCGACCGGCGAAACGGCTGATCGCACGGACACCATCGCTTGTAAGACCTAAGACCTACAGGCATCTTTCCCGATTCTTCGACCGGCGCCTTCGCCGGCACCACCATTTCTGATGACTCCCCCCCCCGAACCTCCCCGCCGACTTGGCCGCGGACTCGACGCGCTGCTGGCCCGTCGCGACCCCAAGCCCGCTCCCGCCGAATCTGCCTCACCCACGACCACCACTGCCTCGGCGCAGTCGAAGGTCGAGGGAGTGACGACGTCCGGAACGGAAGAGCAGGCGAGTGAGGCCGGGACACTGCGGCAGTTGTCGCTCTCGCAGATCCGCGCCAACCCCTATCAGCCGCGTCAGGAATTCCGCCCCGAAGAGCTGGCCGACCTCGAAGCCAGTCTGCGGGTGAATGGACTGCTGCAGCCCATCACCGTGCGGCCCGCACCGAACGGACAGGGCTACGAACTCATCGCCGGCGAGCGCCGCTTCCGTGCCGCCACACGTCTGGGCTGGACCGACATCCCGGCCCTCGTCAAACCGGTTGACGACAAGACGCTGCTGACGCTGGCCATGATCGAGAACCTGCAGCGCGCGGACCTCGATCCCATCGAAGAAGCCGACGGCTATCAGCGGCTCATCGAGGAATTCCGGCTCACCAACCAGGAAGTCGCCGACGTGGTCGGCAAAGACCGCTCGACCGTCGCCAACGCCCTCCGCCTCCGGCAGCTCCCGGCTTCCGTGCGCCGCATGCTGCAGGAGAAGCAACTCACGGCCGGACACGCCCGCGCCCTGCTGCCCCTCGCGACGGAGCGCGCGATCGTTGATCTCGCCCGCGAAGTCGTCTCCCAACAGCTCTCGGTCCGCGAGGTCGAACGCCGCGTCCAGGCCGGCCGCCCCACGCCGCCCGCCGCCGGACGGAAGCCTTCGGCCGACAGCGGCACCCCGACGCTGCCCCCCGGCGCATCGGGTGCAGTGGTCCGACAGATCGAGGAAAAGCTGCGCCGGAAGCTCCAGACCAGCGTCTCCCTGGCGCTCACCGCCAAGGACAAGGGCGAGGTACGCATCGCGTTCTTCTCCAACGAGGACCTAGAACGCCTTCTCGACTTGCTCGGCGTTTCACTCGACTAACAGTATAAAGACAGAATAGAGGCATCACCCATGAATTCCGTGCTCACGAAAAGTGTCCGCTTCGGCGCCGTGGCCCTGATCGGCCTGCTCGCGGCGTGCGGCAAGGACAAGGCCGAGTCGGGAAGCGCAGCCGACAAGATGCGCGTCGCCTTGCTCACCCCCGGACCGATCTCCGACAAGTCATGGAACGGGAGTGCCTACGAAGGACTGCTCGCGCTGCGGGACAGCCTGGGCGCCGAAGTCTCGCACATCCAGACGAAAACCCCGGCGGAATTCGAGGAGAACTTCCGGCAGTACGGAGCGCAGGGTTACCGCCTCGTATTCGGCCACGGATTCGAATTTCAGGACGCCGCGAGCCGAGTCGCGCCCAGCTATCCGAAGACCATCTATGTCGTCACGTCGGGGCGGGTGACCGGTCCGAACCTCGCCGGCGTCGCCTTCCTGTTCGAGGAAGCGTCGTATCAGGCCGGCATGATCGCCGGCGCCGTCACGAAGACCAACAAACTCGGGCTCATCGCCGGCACCGAACTGCCGCCCGTGAAGGCCAGTTTCGAGGCCTTCGCCCGCGGGGCCCGGGCGGTCAATCCCAAGGTCGAAGTCATCACGTCCTACATCGGCAACTGGGACGACGTCAGCGCCGGCAAGGAACAGGCGCTCGCCCAGCTCGCGCGCGGCGTGGACGTGATCTTCCAGAACGCCGACGCCGCCGGTCTTGGCGTCTTCCAGGCCGTGAAGGAGAAGAAGGCGCTCGCGTTCGGCACGAATGCCAACCAGAACGATGTCGCGCCCGATGTCATCATCGGCAGTGTGGTCATCGATCTGCCCAAAGCATTCATGCTGATCGGGCGTGAAGTGCAGAGCGGTGCATTCACGGGTCGGGTCATCAGCCTGGGCGTGAAGGACGACGTGGTGCGGCTGGAGCTCAACCCGGCGCTGGCCGACCGCATTCCGGCGGCCGCGCGTGCGGCCGTCGATTCGGTGGACGCGCTGCTCAAGGCCGGAACGTTCCATGCGCTGTCCGACGTGCTCGAGGGAGCGGATGCCCCCCGTCAGACCAGCGTCACTCCGGGGCAGGCATCGACGCCACCATCGACACCGCCCGCGCCGTGAGTTCTTCCGTATCGCTCCGGGACATCGTCTTCGCACTGGACGCCGAACTGCGCACGATCGACATCCCCGACTACGGTGGCGCGCTCAACGGATTGCAAGTCGCCAATCAGGGGCGCGTGCATCGTGTGGCCGTGGCGGTGGACGCATCCCGCGCGGCCATCGCCGAAGCGGCGGTGTGGGGCGCCGATCTGCTCCTCGTGCACCATGGGTTGTTCTGGAGCGGCGCACAGCCCCTCGTGGGGGTGAGCTACGAGAAATTCCGCTCGCTGTTCGGCAGTGACATCGCCGTCTACTC comes from Gemmatimonas aurantiaca and encodes:
- a CDS encoding BMP family protein translates to MNSVLTKSVRFGAVALIGLLAACGKDKAESGSAADKMRVALLTPGPISDKSWNGSAYEGLLALRDSLGAEVSHIQTKTPAEFEENFRQYGAQGYRLVFGHGFEFQDAASRVAPSYPKTIYVVTSGRVTGPNLAGVAFLFEEASYQAGMIAGAVTKTNKLGLIAGTELPPVKASFEAFARGARAVNPKVEVITSYIGNWDDVSAGKEQALAQLARGVDVIFQNADAAGLGVFQAVKEKKALAFGTNANQNDVAPDVIIGSVVIDLPKAFMLIGREVQSGAFTGRVISLGVKDDVVRLELNPALADRIPAAARAAVDSVDALLKAGTFHALSDVLEGADAPRQTSVTPGQASTPPSTPPAP
- a CDS encoding ParB/RepB/Spo0J family partition protein: MTPPPEPPRRLGRGLDALLARRDPKPAPAESASPTTTTASAQSKVEGVTTSGTEEQASEAGTLRQLSLSQIRANPYQPRQEFRPEELADLEASLRVNGLLQPITVRPAPNGQGYELIAGERRFRAATRLGWTDIPALVKPVDDKTLLTLAMIENLQRADLDPIEEADGYQRLIEEFRLTNQEVADVVGKDRSTVANALRLRQLPASVRRMLQEKQLTAGHARALLPLATERAIVDLAREVVSQQLSVREVERRVQAGRPTPPAAGRKPSADSGTPTLPPGASGAVVRQIEEKLRRKLQTSVSLALTAKDKGEVRIAFFSNEDLERLLDLLGVSLD